In the genome of Halobacterium noricense, one region contains:
- a CDS encoding RAD55 family ATPase yields MYELGAAFSDVNVDPGTNILVEGPPMSGKRDFGFDILATGAREGEGAIVVSTKDSAERIIEDFAEHVGEAEPLLGVVDCVTKQQGMGTATESELVRYASSPVDLTGIGIELSELLRALYQQRGVTRNRILLHSLSTLLMYSDLQTVFRFLHVFTGRVQSADALGVFVVDSSAHDEQTVSTLKQLFDGIVTIREREDGGFEARLVGIDDGTDWRDL; encoded by the coding sequence CAACATCCTCGTCGAGGGACCGCCGATGAGCGGCAAGCGAGACTTCGGATTCGACATCCTCGCGACCGGCGCTCGGGAAGGCGAGGGTGCCATCGTCGTGTCGACGAAGGACAGCGCCGAGCGCATCATCGAGGACTTCGCCGAGCACGTCGGCGAGGCCGAGCCGCTGCTGGGCGTCGTCGACTGCGTCACCAAACAGCAGGGGATGGGGACGGCGACGGAGTCCGAGCTCGTGCGCTACGCGTCCTCGCCGGTGGACCTCACCGGCATCGGTATCGAGCTCTCCGAGCTGCTGCGCGCGCTCTACCAGCAGCGCGGCGTCACCCGCAACCGCATCCTCCTGCACTCGCTGTCGACGCTGTTGATGTACTCGGACCTCCAGACGGTGTTCCGCTTCCTCCACGTGTTCACGGGGCGCGTGCAGAGCGCGGACGCCCTCGGCGTGTTCGTCGTCGACTCCAGCGCCCACGACGAGCAGACGGTGAGCACGCTCAAGCAGCTGTTCGACGGCATCGTCACGATTCGCGAGCGCGAGGACGGCGGCTTCGAGGCGCGCCTCGTCGGCATCGACGACGGCACCGACTGGCGCGACCTGTAG
- a CDS encoding CoA-binding protein, with amino-acid sequence MPVESDAELGEILEYDHVAVVGCSSTAGKAAHDVPQYLLDHGYDVIPVNPYADELFEREAYDSLSDVDEQVDIVDVFRPSEEVAGIVDEAIARDDVQVVWTQLGIRDDDAAQRAEDAGLRVVQDKCMKVEYGRLKA; translated from the coding sequence ATGCCCGTCGAATCAGACGCCGAACTCGGGGAGATTCTGGAGTACGACCACGTCGCCGTCGTCGGTTGTTCCTCGACGGCCGGGAAGGCCGCCCACGACGTCCCGCAGTACTTGCTCGACCACGGCTACGACGTGATTCCCGTGAACCCGTACGCCGACGAACTCTTCGAGCGGGAAGCCTACGACTCGCTGTCCGACGTCGACGAACAGGTCGACATCGTTGACGTGTTCCGGCCCAGCGAGGAGGTCGCGGGCATCGTCGACGAGGCCATCGCGCGCGACGACGTGCAGGTCGTCTGGACGCAACTCGGCATCCGCGACGACGACGCCGCCCAGCGCGCCGAAGACGCGGGGCTGCGCGTCGTCCAGGACAAGTGCATGAAAGTCGAGTACGGCCGCTTGAAGGCCTGA
- a CDS encoding AIM24 family protein, with protein MDLSNIPQAAEADADGFRKENNRLLGIPVDGTVMIRAGSMVGYTGELTFTGKSTAEGGLTGFVKEAVTSEGTPVMAAEGSGYLYVADRSKKVQTLDLDAGESLSVNGNDVLAFESSVDYEINTVGSLSGAAASGLTNVYLTGPGEVAVTTHGDPLVVTPPVKTDPDATVAWSDGLSPSFSVNKALEIGQTSGESVQMEFTADEGFVVLQPHEEGGQM; from the coding sequence ATGGACCTCTCGAATATCCCACAAGCCGCCGAAGCTGACGCCGACGGGTTTCGCAAGGAGAACAACCGCCTCCTCGGCATCCCGGTCGACGGGACCGTGATGATTCGTGCCGGCTCGATGGTCGGTTACACCGGCGAACTGACGTTCACCGGGAAGTCGACCGCCGAGGGCGGCCTCACCGGCTTCGTCAAGGAAGCCGTGACCAGCGAAGGGACGCCAGTCATGGCCGCGGAAGGCTCCGGCTACCTCTACGTCGCCGACCGCAGCAAGAAAGTCCAGACTCTCGACCTCGACGCCGGCGAGTCGCTCTCCGTCAACGGCAACGACGTGCTCGCGTTCGAGTCGAGCGTCGACTACGAAATCAACACCGTCGGCAGCCTCTCGGGAGCTGCCGCGAGCGGGCTGACGAACGTCTACCTGACCGGACCCGGCGAAGTCGCCGTCACGACGCACGGCGACCCGCTGGTCGTGACGCCACCCGTGAAGACCGACCCCGACGCGACAGTCGCGTGGAGCGACGGACTCTCGCCGTCGTTCTCCGTGAACAAGGCGCTCGAAATCGGGCAGACTTCCGGCGAGTCCGTCCAGATGGAGTTCACCGCCGACGAGGGGTTCGTCGTCCTCCAACCCCACGAAGAAGGCGGGCAGATGTAG
- a CDS encoding PLP-dependent cysteine synthase family protein: MTTHRRPLDSVLETIGETPLVRVHASPDDVPVYAKLESFNPGASVKDRIGKYMLEAMLDSGELPEGGTVVEPTAGNTGIGFAVAAGQLDVDAVFVVPERFSVEKQQLMRALGADVINTPTEDGMGGAIERAHELAEELDDAVVPQQFSNPLNPQAHYETTGPEIGEALDGEVGALVAGCGTAGTLMGTGRFLRERVPDLHVTAVEPKGSLYATTRGTDVEKSEYKTEGIGTHDPSTNELFDPEFVDDVVQIPDEDTHAEMQRLAREEGHLVASSSAANGLAALGVAERAAAGDLDLPHDCVVTVFPDSSERYLSKGVYGSYEEWEG; this comes from the coding sequence ATGACCACCCACCGGAGGCCGCTGGACTCGGTGCTAGAGACTATCGGGGAGACGCCGCTCGTGCGCGTTCACGCGTCGCCCGACGACGTCCCGGTGTACGCGAAACTGGAGTCGTTCAACCCCGGCGCGAGCGTGAAAGACCGCATCGGGAAGTACATGCTCGAAGCGATGCTCGACTCGGGCGAGCTCCCCGAGGGCGGCACCGTCGTCGAGCCGACCGCCGGCAACACCGGCATCGGGTTCGCGGTCGCCGCCGGCCAGCTCGACGTCGACGCCGTCTTCGTCGTTCCCGAGCGCTTCAGCGTCGAGAAACAGCAGTTGATGCGCGCGCTCGGTGCCGACGTCATCAACACGCCCACCGAGGACGGGATGGGCGGCGCCATCGAGCGTGCCCACGAGCTCGCCGAGGAACTGGACGACGCCGTCGTCCCCCAGCAGTTCTCGAACCCGTTGAACCCGCAAGCCCACTACGAGACCACGGGCCCCGAAATCGGCGAGGCGCTCGACGGCGAGGTCGGCGCGCTCGTCGCGGGCTGTGGCACCGCGGGCACGCTCATGGGCACGGGACGGTTCCTCCGCGAGCGAGTGCCCGACCTCCACGTCACGGCCGTCGAACCGAAGGGGTCGCTGTACGCGACCACACGGGGAACCGACGTCGAGAAGAGCGAGTACAAGACCGAGGGTATCGGCACCCACGACCCCTCTACGAACGAGCTGTTCGACCCCGAGTTCGTCGACGACGTCGTCCAGATTCCCGACGAAGACACGCACGCGGAGATGCAGCGGCTCGCCCGCGAGGAGGGCCATCTCGTGGCGTCCAGCTCCGCCGCGAACGGTCTCGCAGCGCTGGGCGTCGCCGAGCGCGCGGCGGCCGGCGACCTCGACTTGCCACACGACTGCGTGGTCACCGTCTTCCCGGACTCCAGCGAACGCTACCTCTCGAAGGGCGTCTACGGCAGCTACGAGGAGTGGGAGGGCTGA